Proteins encoded by one window of Flagellimonas lutaonensis:
- the pdeM gene encoding ligase-associated DNA damage response endonuclease PdeM: MTQNIKIQDQEFILHPLGGVFWIEKSLLLISDVHLGKVGHFRKFGAAVPRKAVHQNFLLLDKLVSAFEPFQICFLGDLFHSSLNKEWQLFENWVAKTPAKIVLVAGNHDIIAPEKFEALGIEIFEELVLEEFFLTHHPTEHETLFNFCGHIHPAIKLSGLGRQRLRLPCFFKSKNQMILPAFGTFTGTHTLAPKKEDEIFVIVENKVIKV; the protein is encoded by the coding sequence ATGACACAAAACATCAAAATACAAGACCAAGAATTTATCCTCCACCCTTTGGGTGGGGTGTTTTGGATTGAAAAATCGTTGCTATTAATAAGCGATGTACACTTGGGCAAAGTGGGACACTTCAGAAAATTCGGGGCCGCTGTGCCGAGAAAGGCCGTACACCAAAACTTTTTGTTGCTGGATAAGCTTGTGTCGGCATTTGAGCCCTTTCAGATTTGCTTTCTCGGTGATTTGTTCCATTCTTCCCTGAACAAAGAATGGCAACTCTTCGAAAATTGGGTGGCCAAAACACCCGCAAAAATTGTCTTGGTGGCAGGCAACCACGACATCATTGCACCCGAAAAATTTGAAGCGTTGGGGATTGAAATTTTTGAGGAACTGGTTTTGGAAGAATTCTTTCTGACCCATCACCCAACCGAACATGAAACCCTTTTCAATTTTTGTGGACACATACACCCAGCCATAAAACTCAGTGGCCTAGGTCGCCAACGGTTACGGCTGCCCTGTTTTTTTAAATCAAAAAACCAAATGATCCTGCCTGCCTTTGGTACATTTACGGGCACCCATACCTTGGCACCAAAAAAAGAAGACGAAATTTTTGTTATCGTTGAGAACAAAGTCATCAAAGTTTAG
- a CDS encoding endonuclease domain-containing protein, which translates to MHNRKFLKERRQDLRNNGTSAEAFLWRYLSKSQLKGRKFRRQHSIENHIVDFYCPGEKLIIELDGQVHDNVIALQKDSERDDYLKSLGFTVLRLENKLVFDDLEGVLQTISEHFKNATGSPPFQGGE; encoded by the coding sequence ATGCACAACCGAAAATTCTTAAAAGAAAGAAGACAAGATTTAAGGAACAATGGTACTTCTGCTGAAGCATTCCTCTGGAGATATTTATCCAAAAGTCAGTTGAAAGGAAGAAAGTTCAGAAGACAGCACAGTATTGAAAACCATATAGTGGATTTTTATTGCCCCGGCGAAAAGCTGATCATTGAATTGGATGGTCAGGTTCATGACAATGTGATAGCGCTCCAAAAAGATAGTGAGCGTGACGATTATCTAAAAAGTCTCGGTTTTACCGTTTTGAGATTAGAAAACAAACTGGTTTTTGATGATTTGGAAGGGGTCTTGCAAACCATTTCTGAACATTTTAAAAATGCAACAGGCTCTCCTCCTTTTCAAGGAGGAGAATGA
- a CDS encoding ligase-associated DNA damage response DEXH box helicase: MNRQQLIGIANAWFEQQGWKPFAFQKEAWKHFLDGKHGLLNAPTGSGKTYALWFPIVLNYIKNHPDYKTKHQKGLKAVWITPLRALSQEIKQSAERIVNDLELPMTVGIRTGDTSSKERAQQRKAMPDLLITTPESLHLLLASKGYGQTFKNCSAIVVDEWHELLGSKRGVQIELGLSRLKTVCDDLRIWGISATIGNLEQARQVLLGPETEANQNAVLVRANLNKKITVKSIIPKKMETFPWRGHLGLHLLDAVVPIIKNSKTTLLFTNTRSQCEIWFQKILEKYPEFAGEMAMHHGSINKETRLWVEQAIRNESLKAVVCTSSLDLGVDFAPVETVIQIGGPKGVARFLQRAGRSGHRPGKESVIYFLPTHAIELIEASALQRAVREKAVEDRVPYLNSFDVLIQYLTTLAVSDGFYPEEIYPEIKQTFCYQGITEDQWQWLLNFLVMGSQSLKTYDEYKKVEAEEDGRFKVNDRGVAMRHRFQIGTIVGDASLSVHYQKGGYIGSIEEYFVSKLNPGDVFIFAGRNLEFIRIRGMKVQVRNSTKRTNKVPAWAGGRLSFSSQMSALLREELYKAPPPDPLTIVSTKPNTGGEGEQPSKELMALKHIFDKQREESIVPGPSEFLIETFKTRDGYHHIFYPFEGRAVHEAMSSLLSYRISLLSPVTCSLAFNDYGFEMLSDRPIDIQAVLDNNLFTTEYMLSDLQKSLNSNEMARRKFRDIAVISGMVFTGYPEKGVKMKHLQSSSQLLFDVFRDYEPDNLLFQQAFTETFEHQLEEGRLRIALERINQQHIVWKQCERPTPFSFPLITDRLREKLSNEKLADRIKRMTKILMK; encoded by the coding sequence ATGAACAGACAACAACTTATAGGTATAGCAAATGCCTGGTTCGAACAACAAGGCTGGAAACCCTTTGCCTTTCAAAAAGAGGCATGGAAGCATTTTCTGGATGGAAAACACGGTCTGCTCAATGCCCCGACCGGCAGTGGCAAGACCTATGCGCTGTGGTTTCCGATTGTGTTGAACTACATCAAAAACCATCCTGATTATAAAACCAAGCACCAAAAAGGCCTTAAAGCGGTTTGGATCACACCGCTTCGGGCCCTATCGCAAGAAATAAAGCAATCTGCAGAACGTATTGTCAATGATCTGGAACTGCCCATGACCGTTGGCATTCGCACGGGCGACACCTCATCAAAAGAGCGGGCGCAGCAGCGAAAGGCCATGCCGGATCTATTGATCACCACCCCAGAAAGCCTACACCTATTGTTGGCATCAAAAGGATATGGCCAAACCTTTAAAAACTGTTCGGCCATTGTGGTCGATGAGTGGCACGAACTGTTGGGCAGCAAGCGAGGGGTTCAGATAGAGCTGGGCCTCTCGAGGCTCAAAACCGTTTGCGACGATCTTCGCATTTGGGGGATCTCGGCCACCATCGGCAATCTTGAACAGGCAAGACAGGTATTGTTGGGGCCCGAAACCGAAGCCAATCAAAACGCTGTTTTGGTCAGGGCGAACCTGAACAAAAAAATCACGGTGAAGAGCATCATCCCCAAAAAGATGGAAACCTTCCCATGGCGCGGACACTTGGGGCTGCATCTGCTGGACGCGGTGGTGCCCATCATCAAAAACAGTAAGACCACTTTATTGTTCACCAATACCCGAAGCCAATGCGAAATATGGTTCCAGAAGATTTTGGAGAAATATCCCGAATTCGCGGGCGAGATGGCCATGCACCACGGCAGTATCAACAAAGAGACCCGATTGTGGGTCGAGCAGGCCATTCGAAATGAAAGTCTCAAGGCGGTAGTTTGTACCTCCAGTCTCGATTTGGGCGTTGATTTTGCCCCTGTGGAAACCGTTATCCAAATCGGCGGACCAAAAGGCGTGGCAAGATTTCTGCAGCGTGCTGGCCGCAGTGGCCACCGCCCCGGCAAAGAAAGCGTCATCTACTTTTTGCCCACCCATGCCATAGAACTGATAGAGGCTTCGGCCCTGCAACGTGCCGTCAGAGAAAAGGCCGTAGAAGACCGTGTGCCCTATCTGAACAGTTTCGACGTACTCATCCAGTACCTGACCACCTTGGCGGTTTCCGATGGATTTTATCCTGAGGAAATCTATCCTGAAATCAAACAGACGTTTTGCTATCAGGGCATCACCGAAGACCAGTGGCAATGGCTGTTGAATTTTTTGGTGATGGGAAGCCAGAGCCTGAAAACCTACGACGAATACAAAAAAGTAGAGGCGGAAGAAGATGGCAGGTTCAAGGTGAACGACCGTGGGGTGGCCATGCGGCACCGTTTTCAAATCGGCACCATTGTGGGCGATGCCAGCCTATCGGTACATTATCAAAAGGGAGGGTACATCGGTTCGATTGAAGAGTATTTTGTGTCAAAGCTCAACCCCGGTGATGTCTTTATATTTGCGGGGCGTAATCTGGAGTTTATTCGAATTCGTGGAATGAAGGTACAGGTGCGCAATTCAACCAAGCGAACCAATAAAGTACCTGCTTGGGCGGGTGGGCGCCTTAGTTTTTCTTCACAGATGTCCGCTTTGCTGCGGGAAGAACTGTACAAGGCCCCACCCCCTGACCCCCTGACCATTGTTTCGACTAAGCCCAACACAGGCGGAGAGGGGGAACAGCCTTCAAAGGAACTCATGGCATTGAAGCATATTTTTGACAAACAGCGGGAGGAAAGTATTGTTCCAGGTCCATCTGAGTTTCTTATAGAAACCTTTAAGACCCGGGATGGTTACCATCATATTTTTTATCCGTTCGAAGGGCGCGCCGTACATGAGGCCATGAGCAGTTTACTGTCGTACCGCATAAGTCTGCTTTCGCCCGTCACCTGTTCTTTGGCCTTTAACGATTATGGTTTTGAAATGCTGTCAGACAGGCCTATCGATATACAGGCCGTATTGGACAACAATCTGTTCACTACCGAATACATGCTGTCCGATCTGCAAAAAAGTCTGAACTCGAACGAAATGGCCAGGCGCAAGTTTCGTGATATTGCCGTTATTAGCGGCATGGTCTTCACGGGCTATCCTGAAAAAGGGGTAAAAATGAAGCATCTACAGAGCAGCTCGCAATTGTTGTTCGATGTGTTTCGTGATTATGAGCCCGACAACCTGCTGTTTCAACAGGCCTTCACCGAAACTTTTGAACATCAATTGGAGGAAGGCCGCCTTCGGATCGCATTGGAGCGCATCAACCAACAACATATCGTCTGGAAGCAATGTGAAAGGCCCACCCCTTTCTCTTTCCCGTTGATAACGGACAGACTGCGCGAAAAGCTTTCCAACGAAAAATTGGCTGACCGCATCAAACGTATGACCAAGATTTTGATGAAATAA
- a CDS encoding ATP-dependent DNA ligase, with protein MKNFALLIKTLDSTNKTNVKVQALADYFTTADDRDKVWTIAILSHRRPPRPINTTLLREWAAELANIPLWLFEESYHIVGDLAETIALVVPAKERSSNKSLTRFLEEMIALKPKSEEEKKKYLFDNWQRMDYYERFVFTKLITGGFRIGVSQKLMTRALSKATGIDEDILAYKLMGNWDPSTISFHDLVLVEKESDFLSKPYPFYLAYALEGEVENLGDVSKWSIEHKWDGIRAQVIIRNDQLFVWSRGEELVTDKYPEFERFVGTLPNGTVLDGEILPYPNQKIGTFNDLQTRIGRKNVSKSLLEKMPVVLKAYDLLEWQGKDIRTASYLERRKLLEKLFDEGVISSAVDKKDFDDLKIPLLLSERMQFDSWEKVAQERERSRQVHSEGLMLKSNHSPYLVGRKKGDWWKWKVAPLTIDAVLTYAMRGHGRRSNLFTDYTFALWDEKENGEKELVTFAKAYSGLTDAEFRQVDAWIKKNTLERFGPVRSVTPYHVFEIAFEGIAPSKRHKSGVATRFPRILRWRKDKKIEEANSLEDLRALVPNSSKAG; from the coding sequence ATGAAAAACTTCGCCTTACTCATCAAAACCCTCGATAGTACCAACAAGACCAATGTAAAGGTACAGGCCCTGGCAGATTATTTTACCACTGCCGATGATAGAGACAAGGTATGGACGATTGCCATTCTCTCGCACCGCCGCCCCCCACGGCCCATAAATACCACCCTGCTGCGTGAATGGGCCGCCGAGTTGGCGAACATTCCGCTTTGGCTGTTTGAAGAAAGTTACCATATCGTCGGCGACCTTGCAGAGACCATTGCTCTGGTGGTGCCTGCAAAAGAACGGTCTTCAAACAAATCGCTGACCCGGTTTTTAGAGGAAATGATAGCGCTGAAACCCAAAAGCGAAGAAGAAAAAAAGAAATACCTCTTTGACAATTGGCAGCGAATGGACTACTATGAACGGTTTGTGTTCACCAAACTCATCACGGGTGGTTTCCGCATTGGGGTCAGCCAAAAATTGATGACCCGGGCCCTATCAAAAGCAACGGGCATCGACGAAGATATTTTGGCCTACAAGCTTATGGGCAATTGGGATCCCAGCACGATCAGCTTTCACGACCTGGTGTTGGTAGAAAAGGAAAGCGATTTTCTCTCAAAACCCTATCCTTTTTATTTGGCGTATGCCCTCGAGGGGGAAGTCGAAAATTTGGGCGATGTCAGCAAATGGTCTATAGAGCACAAGTGGGACGGCATTCGGGCCCAAGTCATCATCCGCAACGATCAACTTTTTGTATGGAGCCGCGGCGAAGAGTTGGTGACCGATAAATATCCCGAGTTCGAAAGGTTTGTGGGGACGCTTCCCAACGGCACCGTGCTCGATGGAGAAATACTGCCCTACCCCAACCAAAAAATCGGAACCTTCAACGATTTGCAAACGCGCATTGGCAGAAAGAACGTCTCAAAATCCCTATTGGAAAAAATGCCCGTTGTTCTCAAGGCCTATGACCTCTTGGAGTGGCAGGGAAAAGACATCCGAACGGCATCCTATTTAGAGCGTAGAAAACTTTTGGAGAAATTATTTGATGAAGGTGTCATTTCGAGCGCAGTCGATAAAAAAGATTTTGATGATCTGAAGATTCCATTATTGCTCTCAGAACGCATGCAATTTGACTCTTGGGAAAAAGTCGCCCAAGAACGTGAACGCTCACGGCAAGTACACAGTGAGGGCCTTATGCTCAAAAGCAACCACTCGCCCTATCTCGTGGGGCGAAAGAAAGGCGATTGGTGGAAATGGAAGGTAGCCCCGCTGACCATTGATGCGGTGCTCACCTACGCCATGCGCGGCCATGGGCGGCGCAGCAATCTCTTTACCGATTACACCTTTGCCCTCTGGGATGAAAAGGAAAACGGCGAAAAAGAACTGGTCACCTTTGCCAAGGCCTATTCGGGGCTGACAGATGCAGAGTTTCGCCAAGTAGATGCCTGGATCAAAAAAAATACGCTGGAACGATTTGGGCCCGTTCGCAGTGTAACCCCCTACCACGTATTCGAAATTGCCTTTGAGGGCATTGCCCCCTCAAAACGCCATAAAAGTGGTGTGGCCACTAGATTTCCACGTATATTACGATGGAGAAAAGACAAAAAGATCGAGGAGGCAAATTCGCTGGAGGATTTGAGAGCACTGGTGCCCAATTCCTCCAAAGCTGGATAA
- a CDS encoding ligase-associated DNA damage response exonuclease, with the protein MKKPLLQFTDRGIYCAAANVYLDPWKPVDKAIISHGHADHSRWGHKQYITHHRNVPIVKHRLGDISITGKEWGETFTINGVKFSLHPAGHIIGSSQIRVEHKGEVWVFTGDYKLEDDGLATPYETVKCHTFITECTFGLPAFLWEPQEQVINAINEWWASNKANGQTSVLFGYSLGKAQRLLRHLDPSIGKIYTHGAVENMTNVLRPLADFPETELIARDTKKEDIRGNIVIAPPSAHGSTWIRKMVPFVTASASGWMAFRGARRRRAIDKGFVLSDHCDWPGLLEAIRSTGAEKVICTHGYTEIFSKYLQELGYDASPLAPKGGTVQLGEEEEEIIAQTLAKDETTQLPSPVGRGAGGEGKEVNT; encoded by the coding sequence ATGAAAAAGCCCCTCTTGCAATTTACCGACCGCGGTATTTACTGCGCGGCGGCCAATGTCTATCTCGACCCTTGGAAACCCGTTGACAAGGCCATCATTTCGCACGGCCATGCCGACCACAGCCGATGGGGCCATAAACAGTACATTACCCACCACCGAAATGTGCCCATTGTCAAACACCGGTTGGGCGATATTTCCATCACCGGAAAAGAATGGGGCGAAACCTTCACCATAAATGGCGTAAAGTTCAGTCTGCACCCTGCGGGGCACATCATCGGGTCGTCGCAGATAAGGGTCGAGCACAAGGGCGAGGTGTGGGTGTTCACAGGCGATTACAAATTGGAAGATGACGGCCTTGCCACACCCTACGAAACGGTAAAATGCCACACCTTCATCACCGAATGTACCTTTGGGCTGCCCGCCTTTTTATGGGAACCCCAAGAACAGGTCATCAACGCGATCAACGAGTGGTGGGCCTCCAACAAGGCAAACGGACAAACTTCGGTGCTTTTCGGCTATTCTCTGGGCAAGGCCCAGCGGTTACTAAGGCACCTTGACCCTTCCATCGGTAAAATATATACCCATGGGGCGGTCGAGAACATGACCAATGTGTTGCGACCCTTGGCAGATTTTCCAGAGACCGAACTGATTGCCCGCGACACCAAAAAAGAAGACATAAGGGGAAATATCGTAATCGCCCCGCCCAGTGCCCATGGCAGTACATGGATCCGAAAAATGGTTCCGTTCGTAACCGCTTCGGCCAGCGGCTGGATGGCCTTTCGTGGCGCCAGACGCCGGCGGGCCATTGACAAAGGCTTTGTGCTAAGCGACCATTGCGATTGGCCAGGACTGTTGGAGGCAATACGGTCGACCGGGGCAGAAAAGGTCATCTGCACCCATGGCTATACCGAAATCTTTTCGAAATACCTACAAGAATTGGGGTACGATGCAAGCCCCCTAGCCCCCAAAGGGGGAACGGTTCAACTGGGGGAAGAGGAAGAGGAAATTATTGCTCAGACCCTCGCCAAAGATGAAACTACACAGCTACCCTCTCCCGTTGGGAGAGGGGCTGGGGGTGAGGGAAAGGAGGTGAACACATGA
- a CDS encoding TerB family tellurite resistance protein, whose translation MPVIDWYEHGEKRKELAHFATLASLAAVDGEINPQEKAILDKFAFKLNITEAEYKEVMKKDNKFPIETPHSGEKRLRRLFDFFQIIFSDNEIDDLERKMVEKYAIGLGFPLKKAEEIIEKSIKIFTGKIDFEDYQYLLKK comes from the coding sequence ATGCCTGTTATTGATTGGTACGAGCACGGAGAAAAGAGAAAGGAATTGGCACACTTTGCCACCTTGGCGAGCTTGGCTGCCGTAGATGGTGAGATCAATCCGCAAGAGAAGGCGATTTTAGACAAATTTGCCTTTAAACTGAACATCACCGAGGCCGAGTACAAAGAGGTCATGAAAAAGGACAACAAGTTTCCGATAGAGACACCCCACAGCGGTGAGAAGCGACTGAGACGACTCTTTGATTTCTTTCAAATTATCTTTTCTGACAATGAGATCGATGACCTAGAGCGCAAGATGGTCGAAAAATATGCCATTGGGCTTGGGTTTCCGTTAAAAAAGGCTGAAGAGATCATTGAAAAGTCCATCAAAATCTTCACGGGCAAAATCGATTTTGAGGATTACCAATATTTATTGAAGAAATAG
- the fbp gene encoding class 1 fructose-bisphosphatase yields the protein MQKKNKTLGEFIIENQSEFQYSTGELSKLINALRLAAKVVNHEVNKAGLVDILGQAGDTNIQGEDQQKLDVLANEKFIQTLKNREIVCGIASEEEDDFISINSQDELHQNKYVVLIDPLDGSSNIDVNVSVGTIFSIYRRITPVGTPVTLEDFLQPGRNQVAAGYIIYGTSTMLVYTTGHGVNGFTLNPAIGTFYLSHPNMQFPETGKIYSVNEGNYIHFPQGVKDYIKYCQQEEGDRPYTSRYIGSLVSDFHRNMIKGGIYMYPKSSTASNGKLRLLYECNPMAFLAEQAGGKASDGYQRILDIQPTELHERVPFFCGSRKMVEKAEEFMQAR from the coding sequence ATGCAAAAGAAGAACAAGACCCTAGGGGAGTTCATTATAGAGAACCAGTCCGAATTCCAATATTCAACGGGTGAATTGTCGAAGCTGATCAATGCCTTGCGGCTTGCGGCCAAAGTGGTGAACCATGAGGTCAACAAAGCCGGTCTTGTAGATATTCTAGGGCAGGCAGGCGACACAAACATTCAGGGCGAAGACCAACAAAAGCTAGATGTGCTGGCCAACGAAAAGTTCATTCAAACCCTGAAAAACCGTGAAATTGTATGCGGTATCGCCTCTGAGGAAGAAGATGATTTTATCAGCATCAACAGTCAAGACGAACTGCACCAGAACAAATATGTGGTCTTGATCGACCCATTGGACGGCTCTTCAAACATCGATGTCAATGTCTCGGTGGGCACCATTTTCTCGATCTATCGCAGGATCACGCCCGTGGGCACCCCTGTGACCCTTGAAGATTTTTTGCAACCGGGCAGAAACCAAGTAGCGGCAGGCTACATCATTTATGGTACCTCTACCATGTTGGTCTATACCACCGGCCATGGCGTAAACGGGTTTACCCTGAACCCCGCCATCGGCACCTTCTATCTGTCGCACCCCAACATGCAGTTTCCCGAGACCGGCAAGATCTATTCGGTGAACGAGGGCAACTACATCCATTTTCCGCAAGGGGTCAAAGACTATATCAAATATTGCCAACAAGAAGAGGGCGACCGCCCCTACACCTCACGGTACATCGGCTCTTTGGTCTCCGATTTTCATAGAAACATGATCAAGGGGGGCATTTACATGTACCCCAAGAGCAGTACCGCCTCAAACGGAAAGCTGCGGTTGCTTTATGAGTGCAACCCCATGGCCTTTTTGGCAGAACAGGCAGGTGGCAAGGCAAGCGATGGGTACCAGCGTATACTCGATATTCAGCCCACCGAACTGCACGAACGGGTGCCGTTCTTTTGTGGCAGCAGAAAAATGGTCGAAAAGGCCGAGGAATTCATGCAGGCCCGTTGA
- a CDS encoding GNAT family N-acetyltransferase produces the protein MNVEIRNARPEDMAAVLRLVKELAIFEKEPEAVEVTEADLVRDGFGEKKHFHCFVAESDGNIVGLALVYERYSTWKGPVIHLEDLIVNEKARGQGVGKALLTAVVKYGHDLGVKRISWEVLDWNEPAIKFYETNGAKVMRDWDVVHLDEKGIKRYLERNN, from the coding sequence ATGAACGTTGAGATTCGCAATGCCCGACCAGAAGATATGGCTGCCGTTTTGCGGTTGGTAAAAGAACTGGCAATTTTTGAAAAAGAACCTGAAGCCGTCGAGGTCACCGAAGCAGATTTGGTGCGGGACGGTTTTGGCGAAAAAAAGCATTTTCACTGTTTTGTGGCAGAATCTGACGGAAATATTGTCGGCCTGGCATTGGTGTACGAAAGATATTCAACTTGGAAGGGCCCTGTGATACACCTTGAAGACCTTATCGTGAACGAGAAGGCAAGGGGGCAGGGTGTGGGCAAGGCGCTTTTGACCGCTGTTGTGAAATATGGGCATGATCTGGGCGTTAAACGAATTAGTTGGGAGGTGCTGGACTGGAACGAACCCGCCATCAAGTTTTACGAAACCAATGGCGCCAAGGTGATGCGCGACTGGGACGTGGTTCATTTGGATGAAAAAGGAATTAAAAGGTATTTGGAACGTAATAATTAA
- a CDS encoding aspartate kinase → MRIFKFGGASVKDADGVKNLVRVLNEVGHEDTLVVVSAMGKTTNAMEKVVDAYFENKNGVNGAIHEVYEYHHNILKVLFEAETHPVFERVKTLFEEVRGFLMWNKSPKHSFVYDQVVGYGELVSTTIVSAYLEKAGIKNQWLDVRDLIKTDSNYRDAHINWERTQEAVQQQVDTKQLNITQGFLGSDDNNFTTTLGREGSDYTAAILAYCLNASSVTIWKDVPGVLNADPRNFKETQLLHQISYREAIELAFYGASVIHPKTLQPLQRKEIPLHVKSFLDPTSGGTTVGKGVEISPEVPCFIVKKNQVLVKLSSLDFSFIVENNISEIFKLLHDHRMKVDLIQNSAISFSVCFDNKFGGLENLLNELKKKFKVVCHEDVSLYTIRHFDDKALESLQNGRTVLVEQRGKQTLQLVVK, encoded by the coding sequence ATGAGGATATTCAAGTTTGGAGGGGCCTCTGTCAAAGATGCCGACGGGGTCAAAAATTTGGTTCGCGTACTCAACGAAGTGGGGCATGAAGATACGTTGGTGGTCGTTTCGGCCATGGGCAAGACCACCAATGCCATGGAAAAAGTGGTCGACGCCTATTTTGAAAACAAGAACGGGGTCAATGGTGCCATCCATGAGGTGTACGAGTACCATCATAATATCTTGAAAGTACTTTTTGAAGCAGAAACACACCCCGTGTTTGAAAGGGTAAAGACGCTTTTTGAAGAGGTGAGGGGTTTTTTGATGTGGAACAAATCGCCCAAGCATAGTTTCGTATATGATCAGGTGGTGGGCTATGGAGAATTGGTGTCAACGACCATCGTCAGCGCCTATCTGGAAAAGGCCGGAATCAAAAACCAATGGCTTGATGTGCGTGACCTTATCAAGACCGACAGCAATTACCGCGATGCACATATAAATTGGGAGCGTACCCAAGAAGCGGTTCAGCAACAGGTAGACACCAAACAATTGAACATCACCCAAGGTTTTTTGGGCAGTGATGACAATAATTTTACCACCACGCTTGGCCGCGAGGGCTCTGACTACACGGCGGCCATTTTGGCCTATTGCCTGAATGCCTCTTCGGTCACCATTTGGAAAGATGTGCCAGGGGTGTTGAATGCAGATCCCAGAAATTTTAAAGAGACCCAGTTGCTGCACCAGATCTCGTACCGTGAGGCCATTGAGTTGGCATTTTACGGGGCTTCGGTCATACATCCCAAAACATTGCAGCCCCTGCAGCGAAAAGAAATTCCCCTTCATGTGAAATCGTTTTTAGATCCCACAAGCGGGGGTACCACCGTGGGCAAAGGGGTCGAGATCTCGCCTGAAGTACCCTGTTTTATCGTCAAGAAAAACCAGGTCTTGGTAAAACTGTCTTCCCTTGATTTTTCTTTTATCGTTGAGAACAATATCAGTGAGATCTTTAAGCTGTTGCACGACCATCGCATGAAGGTCGATTTGATACAGAATTCGGCCATTAGCTTTTCGGTATGCTTTGACAACAAGTTCGGCGGACTCGAAAATCTACTGAACGAGCTCAAGAAAAAGTTTAAGGTGGTCTGTCATGAAGATGTTTCGTTGTACACCATTCGCCACTTTGATGACAAGGCGTTGGAATCGCTTCAAAATGGGCGTACGGTCTTGGTAGAACAGCGGGGCAAACAAACGTTGCAGCTAGTGGTGAAGTAG